Proteins from one Candidatus Omnitrophota bacterium genomic window:
- a CDS encoding transposase, with protein sequence MRAYALEGLSAAEAAQRFGFKEKSLYALAHDLRAGKLNFFPPPSPCPKDRHVTPYVRDQIGEWRKSHLSVDDIVERLRQENLELSPSTVERILKDSGFGKLARRTAAQRGRTKNNALLAQPAHNLEFGGLEPFNEECQVAGIFAFLPYILESGILDVVEELPLPQSEVIGKTQAFLSFLALKLMGGERLCHVRQYDHDVGFGVFAGLNALPKPTYMETYSCRLSADLCQRLQKEIMHRLTAGEPALFSGQTITLDFHSIPHFGDQSEMEKVWRQARRKAMKGANTFFAQDAETRVLLYANADALRQDGSQEILHFVDYWKDIKGVIQETLVFDSRLTTYKILGQLDEAKVKFITLRTRGKSLAEQTEALPDSGWQKVKLPIPKRKHQTFLVHESEAALKGCSNTFRQIIMKDHGRAEPTYVITNHRDMELVEILSVYARRRRIENKLAELVNFFHLNALSSPIMIRIFFDLLLSVMASLLYRRFAQDLPRFEKKLAPDLFRRFVDMPGRVLFDGQNFEVRIRKRAHTSILLGVKKLQEPIAVPWLEGRTLKIIFTA encoded by the coding sequence TTGCGCGCCTACGCTCTCGAAGGCCTTTCCGCCGCCGAAGCCGCCCAGCGCTTCGGTTTTAAGGAAAAGTCGCTCTACGCCCTGGCTCATGATCTGCGCGCCGGGAAACTGAACTTTTTCCCGCCGCCCTCCCCCTGCCCCAAAGATCGCCACGTGACGCCGTATGTCCGCGACCAGATTGGCGAATGGAGAAAAAGCCATCTGTCGGTGGACGACATTGTCGAACGCCTGCGCCAGGAAAATCTAGAATTGAGTCCCAGCACGGTGGAGCGGATTTTGAAGGATTCCGGATTCGGCAAACTCGCTCGCCGAACCGCCGCCCAACGCGGTCGAACCAAGAACAACGCCCTCTTGGCGCAACCGGCTCATAACTTGGAGTTCGGCGGCCTCGAACCCTTCAACGAGGAGTGCCAGGTGGCGGGGATTTTCGCGTTTCTTCCCTACATCCTCGAATCGGGAATTTTGGACGTGGTAGAGGAACTGCCGCTTCCCCAATCCGAAGTCATCGGCAAAACGCAAGCGTTTTTGAGTTTTCTGGCGTTGAAATTGATGGGAGGCGAACGCCTCTGTCATGTGCGGCAATACGACCATGACGTGGGATTCGGCGTGTTCGCCGGACTCAACGCGCTTCCCAAACCCACCTATATGGAAACCTATTCCTGCCGGCTTTCCGCCGACCTTTGCCAACGCCTGCAGAAAGAGATTATGCACCGGTTGACCGCGGGGGAACCGGCTCTGTTTTCCGGTCAGACCATCACTCTCGATTTCCATTCCATTCCCCATTTCGGCGATCAATCCGAGATGGAAAAGGTATGGCGCCAGGCGCGCCGCAAGGCCATGAAAGGGGCGAATACGTTCTTCGCGCAGGATGCGGAAACCCGCGTTCTGTTGTACGCCAACGCCGATGCGCTGCGTCAAGACGGTTCGCAAGAAATTTTGCATTTCGTCGATTATTGGAAAGATATCAAAGGGGTGATCCAGGAGACCCTGGTTTTCGATTCCCGCTTGACGACGTACAAAATCTTAGGCCAATTGGACGAGGCCAAGGTGAAATTCATCACCTTGAGAACGCGCGGAAAAAGCCTGGCGGAACAGACGGAAGCCCTTCCAGATTCTGGTTGGCAAAAAGTCAAATTGCCTATTCCCAAACGAAAACATCAGACCTTCCTCGTCCATGAAAGCGAGGCGGCCTTGAAGGGGTGTTCAAACACCTTTCGGCAAATCATCATGAAAGATCATGGGCGAGCGGAGCCTACCTACGTCATTACCAACCATCGAGACATGGAATTGGTAGAGATTCTCTCGGTCTATGCGCGCCGCAGGCGCATTGAAAACAAACTGGCGGAACTGGTAAATTTCTTCCATCTTAACGCGCTCTCCTCGCCAATCATGATTCGTATCTTTTTCGATCTCCTGCTGAGCGTCATGGCCAGTTTGTTGTATCGCCGTTTCGCGCAGGATTTGCCGCGCTTCGAAAAGAAACTCGCTCCCGATCTCTTTCGCCGTTTTGTGGACATGCCCGGACGCGTTCTTTTCGATGGGCAAAATTTCGAGGTTCGGATTCGCAAGCGGGCGCATACGTCCATCTTGCTCGGCGTCAAGAAACTTCAAGAACCGATCGCCGTCCCCTGGCTGGAGGGACGGACATTGAAGATAATTTTTACCGCCTAG